Within Tistrella mobilis, the genomic segment CGGTAAGCGTTACATGGCAGGCAACAATGTCAGCCATGCCCACAACAAGTCCCGTCGCCGCTTCAATCCGAACGTCCAGGACACCGGAATCTATTCTGACGTGCTGGGCCGTCTGGTCCGCCTGAAGGTTGCCGTGTCGACCCTGCGTTCGATCGAGCGTCGTGGTGGCCTCGATGCCTTCCTCGCCGGTGCCCGTGAGGTCGAGCTCTCGCCCGACGCCCGCCGGCTGAAGAAGCTGATCGTCGAGAAGCGTGCCGCTCGCGCTGCGGAGTTCGCCGCCGCCGAGTGACGCCGGAGCCCCATGCGGGTTCCGCCGCTCCAGTTCCAGAAGGACCCGCGCCGGAGACGGTTGCGGGTCCTTCTGCGTTCGAACAGACTATCCGGGACGGCGCAGTCACGTGCCGCCCCGTCACCCGACGGCCTGTATCGCCGTCCGGACGGCAGATGAACCGCCTGCCGTCCCTTTGG encodes:
- the rpmB gene encoding 50S ribosomal protein L28; its protein translation is MARRCELTGKRYMAGNNVSHAHNKSRRRFNPNVQDTGIYSDVLGRLVRLKVAVSTLRSIERRGGLDAFLAGAREVELSPDARRLKKLIVEKRAARAAEFAAAE